Proteins co-encoded in one Apteryx mantelli isolate bAptMan1 chromosome 4, bAptMan1.hap1, whole genome shotgun sequence genomic window:
- the ACYP1 gene encoding acylphosphatase-1: MAAGEGLVSVDYEVFGKVQGVFFRKYTQAEGKRLGLVGWVKNTSHGTVQGQLQGPTANVQELQEWLRKTGSPQSCISRVEFHNEKKIEALEHKDFVILK, translated from the exons atgGCGGCGGGCGAGGGGCTGGTGTCGGTGGACTACGAGGTGTTCGGCAAAGTGCAGGGCGTTTTCTTCCGCAAGTACACCCAG GCTGAGGGTAAGAGACTAGGACTGGTTGGTTGGGTCAAAAATACTAGCCACGGCACTGTGCAAGGACAACTTCAGGGTCCAACGGCCAATGTACAGGAACTCCAGGAATGGCTCAGAAAGACAGGAAGCCCCCAGTCTTGCATCAGTCGAGTAGAGTTCCACAATGAGAAGAAGATTGAGGCGCTGGAGCACAAGGACTTTGTGATTTTGAAGTAG